The Macadamia integrifolia cultivar HAES 741 chromosome 3, SCU_Mint_v3, whole genome shotgun sequence genome segment TCAGTGTCATGGGATAAGAATTTGAGCTCAGGAAGTTGGATTTTCAAACACAGATTAACAACATCTTCCAAATATCCATGGCTTATGTTGTATCTTCGTGCTGATGCAACAAAAGGATTCAATGGCGGTTATCACTATGATGGTCGTGGCATCATTAGAAAGGTATTTTTCCTGGatgtaaatttcaaaaaaatttcagctGACAAAACATTTTTTGACCCAACCAGATTGACTCTGAGTTAGGAATGAATCAAAAtctgttttcttttcaataCATTAATTGAAGTTGGTACAAAGACTTATATAATGCAGAGATGTTGAGACACTTCTATTATACCTTTTTAGTTAAAGGGTAGAAATGCCGCTAAATTTGACCAATTCCTTATTTTTCCATTGAGTGTGACAACCTTTTCTACAAGTTTCAAATACATTTACCTTTGCTTATTTCTTGTTCACTAGTGTTCATGTTTCAGATAGCTATTAATCTGTCTATCTATTTGTTTTCTGTAACCTTTTATTTCTTCATACTCTTGTTTGATTCTATAAATGGTATCTTTCTTAATTGAAAGTAACTGTTCTTTCAGCTGCCAGAGTCTCCTAATTTTAAAGTTAGATTAACACTCGATGTTAGACAAGGAGGAGGATCCAACAGCCAATTTTATCTCCTTGACATAGGAAGTTGCTGGAAGAACAATGGTGATCCATGTGATGGTGATGTTCTGACTGATGTAACTAGATACAGTGAGATGATAATAAACCCAGAAACAACAAGCTGGTGCCACCCTAACAACTTTGCATCCTGCCCACCATACCACATTAGTCAAAGTGGAGAGAAGATTTACAGAAATGATACATCCCGGTTCCCATATTCTGCTTATCATCTCTACTGCAGCCCTGGGAATGCAGAGTATTTGGAGAAACCATTTGATATTTGTGACCCATATAGCAATCCTCAAGCACAGGAGCTGGTGCAAATTCTTCCACACCCTGAATGGGCTGTGCATGGTTATCCTGAAAAGAAGGGAGATGGATGGGTTGGAGATTCTATGACTTGGGAGCTCGATGTCGGGTCTCTCTCTAGTCGGTTATACTTCTACCAGGTGATTGGAATAGCTATTctatcattttatatattttttttgttagtagTTTGCCTATTCTGTTGTGCACATGATATGTGTTACTTTTCTATCACCATATGTGATTTGCCCATATTTTTTATTGTCACCCGAAAAGTCATTGGTTGATATCTATGGATGTACTCTTCCTACTGGGTCGATATTAAGTGTTGTTTTTCTAATGCACATTATAAATTTAATATCATCTGCACATGTCATTGTGTCTCATCAAAGTTGTTAAGTGTAGTGGTGAGATGTATTGATCATATTTAGAAGTACTAGATCATATTGTTATTAGCTGGGGTATTTAGGTCATTGTATATggttttgaatcttttgattATTAAGTTAATATAGACAGATTGTGTAGGGCTTACTCCTCTATGCAGTAGAGATCTTTTTctcccctctttcttctctcgcatctctctctttctcctcttaaTTCTGCCGTAGTCAGTGTTCAGACATATCTGAAGCTTTACAAggcacactctctctctcctcccatgaGGTGTAGGGTGTGGAGAAGAAGGACATTCCTTGTACTTCCACTTATATGTCTAGTTTCTGGCCCAATTAGACTTCACCACCAATTGAAATAAATGTTTGAAATTTACAGAAAAGCTTGAAGTGGTTTTGACGCTGAATATCCAAAGGGAGGAATTACAAATGGGAATTACAAAATGCGGTAGACTATATGATTGCAATGGGCAGttaaatttgacatatggctAATCTAGGGTTACTCTAGATATCTGACTGTCAGAATGACCTCGCAGCCACTAGCCACTAGACGAGGGAACAGACCTGtttttcctacaacttctattaaaaaaaagcaTTGTATATTCAATCGGGTGCTTGCCTTTCATTTGAAAAGCAGTGTAATTATTTGTTAGTTCTGCTAtttctcttttgatttgatATATTCATGTTTCCTTTGTCATTATTCACAATATAGTGTTCGAGTCATATTGAGGGTTCTAGAAAAGGTAAGGGCAGATCTAAAATGACTATTGGcgaagtggtaagaaaagatatgcatatggtagGGTTGGATTCTAGTATGACCGCAGATAGACCTCTATGGAGGACAAAGACCCGCATTCCTTGTAGTTGTAGGGGTTGTTCCTGGGGAGCTGTTCTCCTTTTATTGctaaattttatcttttcttatcttcttctacttccttgTTGCCTTACCTTTTTTGTTGatcatattggatccatgtagccgaccccatttagttgggataaattTATGATTATTATTGTTGTAGTGTTCGAGTTATTTGCATTTCATAAATTGAGTTGTCCAATTGTTATCTTGCAGGATCCAGGAACAAGACCAGCAAAGCGTTCCTGGTATTCAATCAATGTTGGTACAGAAATATATGTTAGCCACACAAAACAGACAGCAGAATGGACTGTAAGTGATTTTGATATTTTGGTTCCAGAAGATGCTGGTGGCACTTAGTAACCTGAAGGTTGGGTCTTTCAATCCTGTAGCCTGATAATATGAATCTGCCCAAGCATGCCTCCGTCTTCCGTTAGAAGTAGAGAATTCATAACTAGGAAATATcgtcaaaattttccatttaacTGAATGCTCTAGGCAAAGGTTGAATTATGTAAGCCTCCTTTTGTTCCTCAATCTTTGAGAACACAGCTCCCATGCTTAATGATGTATCCTATGGACAAAGctaagtttctttctttctttttcttttcgttaaattattatcatttttagtacctaaaagaaaagaaaagtgataTCTTGTACAGGTTCCGAAACTGTAACTGCACTGGGATGGATGTCCAGCTCAACACTCCAACTTCTATCTACAGGCTGACCTTGTCATACTCAGTATTCAGTTTACACTGCAAGC includes the following:
- the LOC122073646 gene encoding uncharacterized protein LOC122073646, with protein sequence MDFLFGSSFIAIFYFISASFISSAMASDGYVSAIGDPGMKNENIRVGLEAWNFCNEVGQEAPDMGSPRLADCADLYCPLIKDSLGHHIHGKGSKCEAHHKVKESDNRLGAGDKFPISEFIMYSNPDLYAVEKERYLASLCEVHNSGDPWQFWMIMLKNGNFDTKSALCPENGKKVSPIITDRKFPCFGEGCMNQPLVYHNRSAVSSGNQMDFLAGGFYGTYDLDADLSKGVGKNSYYSVSWDKNLSSGSWIFKHRLTTSSKYPWLMLYLRADATKGFNGGYHYDGRGIIRKLPESPNFKVRLTLDVRQGGGSNSQFYLLDIGSCWKNNGDPCDGDVLTDVTRYSEMIINPETTSWCHPNNFASCPPYHISQSGEKIYRNDTSRFPYSAYHLYCSPGNAEYLEKPFDICDPYSNPQAQELVQILPHPEWAVHGYPEKKGDGWVGDSMTWELDVGSLSSRLYFYQDPGTRPAKRSWYSINVGTEIYVSHTKQTAEWTVSDFDILVPEDAGGT